One part of the Pristiophorus japonicus isolate sPriJap1 chromosome 21, sPriJap1.hap1, whole genome shotgun sequence genome encodes these proteins:
- the LOC139233523 gene encoding interferon beta-like, translated as MALASIWRCCIVLVLLPGTLSLGCEKLQLQQVLNTGTLSKLNEIGGRIPRQRVRERLSLKTKPLNLVKLSEGLQSQDRIQIVHQTLRHLTKIYSMNLGSVTWPRDKVENFRLFLELEECDKKPGSDSRPSRNASIHKYFKKLRKFLKQKRFSNCAWEIIRAETRARLQQILFITAKIRREIQDIP; from the exons ATGGCTTTGGCGAGTATTTGGAGATGTTGCATTGTGTTGGTCTTATTGCCCGGGACCCTGAGTCTGGGTTGTGAGAAGCTGCAGTTACAGCAAGTTCTCAACACTGGCACTCTGAGCAAACTGAATGAAATC GGCGGTCGCATCCCCCGACAGCGTGTAAGAGAGAGACTCTCGCTGAAAACCAAGCCCTTGAATCTGGTAAAACTTTCGGAGGGATTACAG AGCCAGGACAGGATCCAGATAGTCCATCAAACACTGCGTCACCTCACCAAGATCTACAGCATGAACCTGGGCTCAGTCACATGGCCCCGGGACAAGGTGGAAAACTTTCGTCTTTTCCTGGAGCTGGAAGAATGTGACAAGAAACCGGGCTCAGACTCCAGGCCGAGTAGAAACGCTTCCATTCACAAATACTTTAAAAAGCTGAGGAAGTTTCTCAAACAGAAG AGATTCAGTAACTGCGCCTGGGAAATAATCCGCGCTGAGACCAGGGCCCGTTTACAACAGATCCTTTTCATCACGGCAAAAATCAGAAGAGAAATTCAAGATATTCCATAG